NNNNNNNNNNNNNNNNNNNNNNNNNNNNNNNNNNNNNNNNNNNNNNNNNNNNNNNNNNNNNNNNNNNNNNNNNNNNNNNNNNNNNNNNNNNNNNNNNNNNNNNNNNNNNNNNNNNNNNNNNNNNNNNNNNNNNNNNNNNNNNNNNNNNNNNNNNNNNNNNNNNNNNNNNNNNNNNNNNNNNNNNNNNNNNNNNNNNNNNNNNNNNNNNNNNNNNNNNNNNNNNNNNNNNNNNNNNNNNNNNNNNNNNNNNNNNNNNNNNNNNNNNNNNNNNNNNNNNNNNNNNNNNNNNNNNNNNNNNNNNNNNNNNNNNNNNNNNNNNNNNNNNNNNNNNNNNNNNNNNNNNNNNNNNNNNNNNNNNNNNNNNNNNNNNNNNNNNNNNNNNNNNNNNNNNNNNNNNNNNNNNNNNNNNNNNNNNNNNNNNNNNNNNNNNNNNNNNNNNNNNNNNNNNNNNNNNNNNNNNNNNNNNNNNNNNNNNNNNNNNNNNNNNNNNNNNNNNNNNNNNNNNNNNNNNNNNNNNNNNNNNNNNNNNNNNNNNNNNNNNNNNNNNNNNNNNNNNNNNNNNNNNNNNNNNNNNNNNNNNNNNNNNNNNNNNNNNNNNNNNNNNNNNNNNNNNNNNNNNNNNNNNNNNNNNNNNNNNNNNNNNNNNNNNNNNNNNNNNNNNNNNNNNNNNNNNNNNNNNNNNNNNNNNNNNNNNNNNNNNNNNNNNNNNNNNNNNNNNNNNNNNNNNNNNNNNNNNNNNNNNNNNNNNNNNNNNNNNNNNNNNNNNNNNNNNNNNNNNNNNNNNNNNNNNNNNNNNNNNNNNNNNNNNNNNNNNNNNNNNNNNNNNNNNNNNNNNNNNNNNNNNNNNNNNNNNNNNNNNNNNNNNNNNNNNNNNNNNNNNNNNNNNNNNNNNNNNNNNNNNNNNNNNNNNNNNNNNNNNNNNNNNNNNNNNNNNNNNNNNNNNNNNNNNNNNNNNNNNNNNNNNNNNNNNNNNNNNNNNNNNNNNNNNNNNNNNNNNNNNNNNNNNNNNNNNNNNNNNNNNNNNNNNNNNNNNNNNNNNNNNNNNNNNNNNNNNNNNNNNNNNNNNNNNNNNNNNNNNNNNNNNNNNNNNNNNNNNNNNNNNNNNNNNNNNNNNNNNNNNNNNNNNNNNNNNNNNNNNNNNNNNNNNNNNNNNNNNNNNNNNNNNNNNNNNNNNNNNNNNNNNNNNNNNNNNNNNNNNNNNNNNNNNNNNNNNNNNNNNNNNNNNNNNNNNNNNNNNNNNNNNNNNNNNNNNNNNNNNNNNNNNNNNNNNNNNNNNNNNNNNNNNNNNNNNNNNNNNNNNNNNNNNNNNNNNNNNNNNNNNNNNNNNNNNNNNNNNNNNNNNNNNNNNNNNNNNNNNNNNNNNNNNNNNNNNNNNNNNNNNNNNNNNNNNNNNNNNNNNNNNNNNNNNNNNNNNNNNNNNNNNNNNNNNNNNNNNNNNNNNNNNNNNNNNNNNNNNNNNNNNNNNNNNNNNNNNNNNNNNNNNNNNNNNNNNNNNNNNNNNNNNNNNNNNNNNNNNNNNNNNNNNNNNNNNNNNNNNNNNNNNNNNNNNNNNNNNNNNNNNNNNNNNNNNNNNNNNNNNNNNNNNNNNNNNNNNNNNNNNNNNNNNNNNNNNNNNNNNNNNNNNNNNNNNNNNNNNNNNNNNNNNNNNNNNNNNNNNNNNNNNNNNNNNNNNNNNNNNNNNNNNNNNNNNNNNNNNNNNNNNNNNNNNNNNNNNNNNNNNNNNNNNNNNNNNNNNNNNNNNNNNNNNNNNNNNNNNNNNNNNNNNNNNNNNNNNNNNNNNNNNNNNNNNNNNNNNNNNNNNNNNNNNNNNNNNNNNNNNNNNNNNNNNNNNNNNNNNNNNNNNNNNNNNNNNNNNNNNNNNNNNNNNNNNNNNNNNNNNNNNNNNNNNNNNNNNNNNNNNNNNNNNNNNNNNNNNNNNNNNNNNNNNNNNNNNNNNNNNNNNNNNNNNNNNNNNNNNNNNNNNNNNNNNNNNNNNNNNNNNNNNNNNNNNNNNNNNNNNNNNNNNNNNNNNNNNNNNNNNNNNNNNNNNNNNNNNNNNNNNNNNNNNNNNNNNNNNNNNNNNNNNNNNNNNNNNNNNNNNNNNNNNNNNNNNNNNNNNNNNNNNNNNNNNNNNNNNNNNNNNNNNNNNNNNNNNNNNNNNNNNNNNNNNNNNNNNNNNNNNNNNNNNNNNNNNNNNNNNNNNNNNNNNNNNNNNNNNNNNNNNNNNNNNNNNNNNNNNNNNNNNNNNNNNNNNNNNNNNNNNNNNNNNNNNNNNNNNNNNNNNNNNNNNNNNNNNNNNNNNNNNNNNNNNNNNNNNNNNNNNNNNNNNNNNNNNNNNNNNNNNNNNNNNNNNNNNNNNNNNNNNNNNNNNNNNNNNNNNNNNNNNNNNNNNNNNNNNNNNNNNNNNNNNNNNNNNNNNNNNNNNNNNNNNNNNNNNNNNNNNNNNNNNNNNNNNNNNNNNNNNNNNNNNNNNNNNNNNNNNNNNNNNNNNNNNNNNNNNNNNNNNNNNNNNNNNNNNNNNNNNNNNNNNNNNNNNNNNNNNNNNNNNNNNNNNNNNNNNNNNNNNNNNNNNNNNNNNNNNNNNNNNNNNNNNNNNNNNNNNNNNNNNNNNNNNNNNNNNNNNNNNNNNNNNNNNNNNNNNNNNNNNNNNNNNNNNNNNNNNNNNNNNNNNNNNNNNNNNNNNNNNNNNNNNNNNNNNNNNNNNNNNNNNNNNNNNNNNNNNNNNNNNNNNNNNNNNNNNNNNNNNNNNNNNNNNNNNNNNNNNNNNNNNNNNNNNNNNNNNNNNNNNNNNNNNNNNNNNNNNNNNNNNNNNNNNNNNNNNNNNNNNNNNNNNNNNNNNNNNNNNNNNNNNNNNNNNNNNNNNNNNNNNNNNNNNNNNNNNNNNNNNNNNNNNNNNNNNNNNNNNNNNNNNNNNNNNNNNNNNNNNNNNNNNNNNNNNNNNNNNNNNNNNNNNNNNNNNNNNNNNNNNNNNNNNNNNNNNNNNNNNNNNNNNNNNNNNNNNNNNNNNNNNNNNNNNNNNNNNNNNNNNNNNNNNNNNNNNNNNNNNNNNNNNNNNNNNNNNNNNNNNNNNNNNNNNNNNNNNNNNNNNNNNNNNNNNNNNNNNNNNNNNNNNNNNNNNNNNNNNNNNNNNNNNNNNNNNNNNNNNNNNNNNNNNNNNNNNNNNNNNNNNNNNNNNNNNNNNNNNNNNNNNNNNNNNNNNNNNNNNNNNNNNNNNNNNNNNNNNNNNNNNNNNNNNNNNNNNNNNNNNNNNNNNNNNNNNNNNNNNNNNNNNNNNNNNNNNNNNNNNNNNNNNNNNNNNNNNNNNNNNNNNNNNNNNNNNNNNNNNNNNNNNNNNNNNNNNNNNNNNNNNNNNNNNNNNNNNNNNNNNNNNNNNNNNNNNNNNNNNNNNNNNNNNNNNNNNNNNNNNNNNNNNNNNNNNNNNNNNNNNNNNNNNNNNNNNNNNNNNNNNNNNNNNNNNNNNNNNNNNNNNNNNNNNNNNNNNNNNNNNNNNNNNNNNNNNNNNNNNNNNNNNNNNNNNNNNNNNNNNNNNNNNNNNNNNNNNNNNNNNNNNNNNNNNNNNNNNNNNNNNNNNNNNNNNNNNNNNNNNNNNNNNNNNNNNNNNNNNNNNNNNNNNNNNNNNNNNNNNNNNNNNNNNNNNNNNNNNNNNNNNNNNNNNNNNNNNNNNNNNNNNNNNNNNNNNNNNNNNNNNNNNNNNNNNNNNNNNNNNNNNNNNNNNNNNNNNNNNNNNNNNNNNNNNNNNNNNNNNNNNNNNNNNNNNNNNNNNNNNNNNNNNNNNNNNNNNNNNNNNNNNNNNNNNNNNNNNNNNNNNNNNNNNNNNNNNNNNNNNNNNNNNNNNNNNNNNNNNNNNNNNNNNNNNNNNNNNNNNNNNNNNNNNNNNNNNNNNNNNNNNNNNNNNNNNNNNNNNNNNNNNNNNNNNNNNNNNNNNNNNNNNNNNNNNNNNNNNNNNNNNNNNNNNNNNNNNNNNNNNNNNNNNNNNNNNNNNNNNNNNNNNNNNNNNNNNNNNNNNNNNNNNNNNNNNNNNNNNNNNNNNNNNNNNNNNNNNNNNNNNNNNNNNNNNNNNNNNNNNNNNNNNNNNNNNNNNNNNNNNNNNNNNNNNNNNNNNNNNNNNNNNNNNNNNNNNNNNNNNNNNNNNNNNNNNNNNNNNNNNNNNNNNNNNNNNNNNNNNNNNNNNNNNNNNNNNNNNNNNNNNNNNNNNNNNNNNNNNNNNNNNNNNNNNNNNNNNNNNNNNNNNNNNNNNNNNNNNNNNNNNNNNNNNNNNNNNNNNNNNNNNNNNNNNNNNNNNNNNNNNNNNNNNNNNNNNNNNNNNNNNNNNNNNNNNNNNNNNNNNNNNNNNNNNNNNNNNNNNNNNNNNNNNNNNNNNNNNNNNNNNNNNNNNNNNNNNNNNNNNNNNNNNNNNNNNNNNNNNNNNNNNNNNNNNNNNNNNNNNNNNNNNNNNNNNNNNNNNNNNNNNNNNNNNNNNNNNNNNNNNNNNNNNNNNNNNNNNNNNNNNNNNNNNNNNNNNNNNNNNNNNNNNNNNNNNNNNNNNNNNNNNNNNNNNNNNNNNNNNNNNNNNNNNNNNNNNNNNNNNNNNNNNNNNNNNNNNNNNNNNNNNNNNNNNNNNNNNNNNNNNNNNNNNNNNNNNNNNNNNNNNNNNNNNNNNNNNNNNNNNNNNNNNNNNNNNNNNNNNNNNNNNNNNNNNNNNNNNNNNNNNNNNNNNNNNNNNNNNNNNNNNNNNNNNNNNNNNNNNNNNNNNNNNNNNNNNNNNNNNNNNNNNNNNNNNNNNNNNNNNNNNNNNNNNNNNNNNNNNNNNNNNNNNNNNNNNNNNNNNNNNNNNNNNNNNNNNNNNNNNNNNNNNNNNNNNNNNNNNNNNNNNNNNNNNNNNNNNNNNNNNNNNNNNNNNNNNNNNNNNNNNNNNNNNNNNNNNNNNNNNNNNNNNNNNNNNNNNNNNNNNNNNNNNNNNNNNNNNNNNNNNNNNNNNNNNNNNNNNNNNNNNNNNNNNNNNNNNNNNNNNNNNNNNNNNNNNNNNNNNNNNNNNNNNNNNNNNNNNNNNNNNNNNNNNNNNNNNNNNNNNNNNNNNNNNNNNNNNNNNNNNNNNNNNNNNNNNNNNNNNNNNNNNNNNNNNNNNNNNNNNNNNNNNNNNNNNNNNNNNNNNNNNNNNNNNNNNNNNNNNNNNNNNNNNNNNNNNNNNNNNNNNNNNNNNNNNNNNNNNNNNNNNNNNNNNNNNNNNNNNNNNNNNNNNNNNNNNNNNNNNNNNNNNNNNNNNNNNNNNNNNNNNNNNNNNNNNNNNNNNNNNNNNNNNNNNNNNNNNNNNNNNNNNNNNNNNNNNNNNNNNNNNNNNNNNNNNNNNNNNNNNNNNNNNNNNNNNNNNNNNNNNNNNNNNNNNNNNNNNNNNNNNNNNNNNNNNNNNNNNNNNNNNNNNNNNNNNNNNNNNNNNNNNNNNNNNNNNNNNNNNNNNNNNNNNNNNNNNNNNNNNNNNNNNNNNNNNNNNNNNNNNNNNNNNNNNNNNNNNNNNNNNNNNNNNNNNNNNNNNNNNNNNNNNNNNNNNNNNNNNNNNNNNNNNNNNNNNNNNNNNNNNNNNNNNNNNNNNNNNNNNNNNNNNNNNNNNNNNNNNNNNNNNNNTCGGATAAGGCGAACCAGCGTTACATATCCAAGTTTGACGCTTTCATTAAATGGCCTTCCTATTGGGGTACAGGGCAATCTCCAGGCGGATTTACCCGGGTGCCATAAAGATAGCCCCTTGTTCTGTTTGGAGCTCCGGAGGCAAGTAAAACATTTAAGGTTATAGTAGTTACCCCTTTTTCTGACGCAATGGATGACAGATATAACATTTAACTCCTTGTCGTAactgccccggagaggagataggcgccgccaggggactaaaatgcctattgatacagcacaacatgctgtgctgcccctacggctgattaatgaTTAAAAActttcgttcgttcgttcgtcccatagccttcttaaaggctatgggacgaacgaacgaaagTTTTAGATGATGTTACATTGAACAAGGAGCTCCTTgcattgaataaaacattatcCAAGGATCTTATGTAACGTCCAAATGctgcacccaagggaattcaTAATTTTGGTTCGTTACTTGGTAAAACTTTTTGGTAATGTTAATTATAGTAGATAAAGGCAACTTATTATGCAACCTCTTTTCCGAGGCTTAGACTATCAAGTATAAgacagtgttgtttttttccaaatcttacatATCATCAGTTTATCTGTAGACACAATTCATCTTAAGTAACAATCAATTgacaaatgtataacgttatatatacatatttcaagAACGAAGAACAAATGCTccgagaaaaagaagaaggggGCTTCTTTCAAaccttacagacacggctcgtTAACCACCGTGGTAAATTGACAAAAGGTTGTGACAATCTttaactaaggccacagcaagtaaattttatggatgacatcctctgcagactgcaaaaatagtgcgatatggcgaaaaaaaaacaagatgggtgaaaaaaaacaagatggctacaatttcaaaaataggcaccataaagttgtgatgagtgttgtaacaagaataaaagagacaaaacatggtatcggagccaacaaggcattcattcctgtatttaaaacatgtactggtgtggtaaaagtgacactagtgtggtagactggcattaccaacaaagttggtaaccacactcatggcttccatattggtgtcacttttacaactatccaataagtttcatttctacagctacaaccctgggtacctcgcaagtgtcacttctacaagtacaattattaggctacaacacaacatatttgttcattttggtacttaatcgtcaggttgaccatccctgcagaagaaaaaattcttgtttttttttttttctgaaatcaggagaaaattaatgcgcgccctcatgtcatccataaaatttacttgctgtggcctaaataaaCTCAATGACATTATAAAGAAGTTCTATTATAAGCACATCATGCACCGAAAATGAGGCTCtgagaattttctttttaatgtcCGATTTCTGGCCACTACTGGTACAAAATGAAGTAACCAGCCTAGGGGATGTTTTCTTGTatgcaatttgcatatttatacAATTATCTTACAAACTATGCAGTAgaacaaacaatacaacaatgGGAGCTGTTCTTACCCCTTTTGTCTTTGCGACCCTTTGTTTCTGCATAAACGGACATTTATCTAgattgttgtgttttttcaaCGTATCTTGTCAAGCCAGGCTAACGTTAATTGTGGATCTTTTGTCAACCCCAATTATCCATAATTGTGTTCAAATTGCATCCCCTCGTGCTATATTTTGAGACTTGTGAAGGACGCAGTGTGAAACAGGTATAAAGGAGTCGGCGTTTTCAAGGTGTTTTTAATTTAAATCGCCTTGGTCATCACTTGCATCATCCCCTATCAGCTGTTCCGCCGACCACGTGTGAACACAAACAGGATCACCCTGTCCACACATGTAAACAGCCAGTCTCTGGGGACTGTTCACGTGCCCAGTGCATGGAGCCATCCGAAATTCTCACTAGCGATTGGTCAGCCGGGGGATCATGTTATACAATCCGAGACGCTGATTGGACGACTTCCCGTGAGCACGTGAACGATTCATGACGTCTGGCTGCCGTTGGATGATGGTGCAACACGTCTGAATCACTGGCCGTTTTCTGGTTCACTTTATTACCGAGAAGCAAGGAGGACAAGCTGCTGTGTTCAGTGGTGGAGAACTACAAGAAGCCTGTTAGGAGCTCCCAGTGGAACCTGTTGAACGTCGAAACGCCTATCCTACACACCTTGGGAGGACAACAACAGCGGATGGAAGAATGACGCCATTTCTGTGAACGGAATCACGGACTGTAAATTATTCCTAGAACTACGTATTTTCAAGCTCCATGCTCGCCATTAGATCACCGCTAGCAGCAATGCCGGTGGACTGCGGCTTCATGTTTTCAGCAAGCCCAAGCCCGCCTAACATCGGCTACCTGAACGCGTCCGGACTTCTAAGGGACCTCGAAAAACTCCGTCTTAGATCGCAGATGACGAAACCTCCATATTCAAAATGTCGGACGACACTTCTCACACCACTCAAACCATGCATCAACAAGGCGGAGGAACCCAAGCATGTCGCCGCCAAGTCTTGTCAAGGCGTTCGAGGAAAGACGAAGACGCGGAAGAAGGTATCGTTCGCCGACACCCAAGGACTATCCCTTGTCAGTGTACGTTTGGTTGAAGACACACAGGAGCCCCCAGTGCTCAGTACAAGTCTGATCGCTGCCGTGATCGACGGGGCCCGTCCGGCGGCCGAGCAGCGGTCCAACCTGGTCTTTAACTTCGCCCAGCCCGCCGCGGACTACCTGAAAATGCGGCAAAGACTAGACCTACAAAACGTCTGCCTCGAAAACGCCATCATCAAAGAAAAATCCATCATGGGGACGGTCAAAGTGAAGAACCTGGCGTTCGAGAAACACCTCGAGGTGCGGGTCACCTTCGACGGGTGGAACACTTACAAGGATATGGAGGCGTCTTACAGCAGCTCGGAAGGAAAGAACTACGACACGttttcctttgagtttgacgtCCCCAAATACTTAAAACCACAGGACAAGATCGAGTTCTGCTTGTCCTACACGTGTGGTGGACAGACTCACTGGGACAGTAACGACGGACAGAACTACCAGATCGTGTCGGCAGAGTACAAGTCCATGCAGGAGTTATCGGCGCCGTGGTCACGACCGGACTCTCGGGGCAACACCGCCCTCATGTCCGACTACACCTCTCCGGAGTTCCCTACCTGGGTTGCACACGCCAAGTCCGACATACCATATTACTGAACTCTAAAGTAAGGCAATCGTAAGAATGGAAATAGGAAAAAGACTcaagaaaaatgtacaaaacgaAACTTGCGAAATAACGTGACCTTTGATTGACCTGTCACCAGAACTATGTCGGTGCTGCAAGCTTTATAAAATGTAAGAAAGGGGAAGATTTTTAGTAATATTCATGTCTACTACGCAAAATTGTCGTGGTATTGCTGCATATTATAGTCTGATGAATGTATTCGTTGTCCTTGAATTGTCCACGTGAACCTATTTTCACGTGGGTCGTTATGACCTAGTTGTGTGCACACACAAGTGCTAGCCTGGCACCCAGGCGTTGGGTGTTCTACATAGACTGTATATACACGTGACAGCAGGTGACCACCAAAGTGTCTGTCAACCCAGtcttgtttacacttgtcaaaGTGTCAAGTACAGTCTACTGTTTTCAATGTGGGTTGTTTTTGTCGGACTTAAAGTATTGGGAGAGAAATACCGTTGTACACAGTGCCTAGTTGACTTAGGCATGCGTCGTAAAGTTAAACAATACAGTTACGTTACACAAACCAAATACGgtgtcaaactttgaacttGTAACGTTAAATTGACTTACTGGTCTTGCACCTGTAGCAAAAAGGAACAAAGATCTTTGCTTTTATTCGAGATTTTtgcaatgcaggaaatataCTTAAACTACCTATGCTAGCTACAGGTCTTGCGTGTATATGTTTGACATCaatattttttggagaaaaggCATAGCAGTGCAGTGTCATATCTTGGTTTTTCCAATTGTTGAAGCAATATTGTGTATTGGTCGAAAGATATGTCAGCGACAGTGGAGAGGACTAAAAGAGTGTGCCTAGTGATGAACAGCAATTGTTTGTGTCAGCAACTTTTGTCAAATAGTTGAAAGGGAAGGAAACGGGTGGTGTTGTCAGAAATGGTTACATGTTGCCAAACATTTTGGTTCTGTAAACGTGGTCCGAAGATGTGTCAAAAGGAACAAATGTCATATATGTCATCGGTGACCTGAGCTGCCATAGGACATTTCCTAACAATTTTGAGGTCACAAATTATTATGACACAACAAAGAAGTTGGTATTGAAGAATGGACAAATGACAATGTGCCAGTTTTGTTGAGGGGCCAGTTTTTGTAAATGACATCTTGTTATGTGATTTTAAAATGAATGGTGCTTGATTTTACATAATTGGGTATGTTAGGAGCATAAATTTGTGGTACCATGGAAGTTGTCAACTAGTCTTcccaattttacatgtaccactaTTGATCCATAGAATCTTACTGCCACAATAGTGCAATTGCGCCCATGTACAGAAAAAAGGAACGGGCTTAGCAAAAGAAGGTGTCAGAGAGAAAAATGGAGGTTAGTTTTGCAGAAGTTGTATCAAGGATCTCGTGCTGCTGTAGGAAAGACCTAGTGGGAAAAATGGCTCCTGTTGGAAGTCATATTTTCGAGTGATTATAATAAATCTTTGGgtattttcaaacattctgGCTCtctattaggccatgttgatttgattatatggatgacatcctccgggaactccaaaattgatgcgagcgagcgaataaaaaaaaagtttggcaaaaaaaaaggttgcctccagtatgaaatcaaagtggccaggaaggttgaacataggactaaacacacatagtatggtataccaacagctAGGTGTAGGGACCCATCAtatgggtgcaaaacatttttttcttcttggaccaatccgaaaaaaacagacctgaaaaaaaaacagaggaacaggtttcgccaattacaaaatggacacactagtagtatgtcggcagccatttggggtctaaccggggggccaagaagacaacaagagcgaagtcaagtagagtttatagttaattgcaccaagtttctacagtcaaaggtacagagacagttagcctttattacatggagatgggattttaaaatgcagtgggagtccaataatccaccaaacagattcctttgtagcaaaattgaccaattaccattgttttgagtattgccagttctcaagtttccacagacaatcaggtccaggttcatgtccggacctggaaatgatcctctggatctgaattttctgtactggtacctcccccaaccaacaatagattttctttctttctgctgTCCTTatatttcacatcttattctttgactttagattcattttggcattctatggcattagttctctgttttctgatacttttttttttcaatctacggaatatttgtgctcattctacagctgctttgcacaatttattgtgtggtcgaaaacttttttttgggggggaaatggccgaaaattggtgcgagcgcggatgtcatccatataatcaaatcaacgtggccttacttGACACCATTGAAGGGagtgaaatatatatattgtgtatgtgtgtgtgtgcgagcaATACCTGTTATCCgatgatatgtcaaagtggCAGGCAAAAAAACAGGCATTTGGAAAAAGATGTACACTTGTATCattaatttgatctgctaattaaAGTCAGGAAGGTagaaaaaatgaccaaacacaTCGAGTATGGAAagctaacactagtaacagtaaattctgcattttctttcaaatcttcCCTGACCTTGGAATTTacgttggcattctatggcattctATAGTATACCTTCcaaaaataacttcatcaggccacaccaatttaatttcttggttcacagattttttcataaaaaatatggagtgagagggcgaaataaaaataaagattgtaaaatggttggggtaaaggtaacggctaatccaaaacataaagataaaaagttttcagcttgaaaaaagcacaaaaacgctattcttgtacagtaacagcacctgtacccacactttaaggagcttataatataaaggccaatttgctacaccagaaagttggtgaatggtttcagtaatggtgaaaatttgctgagtggtaattttttttttttttccaaaaaataggagcgagcgaatccgtgaaccaagaaattaaattggtgtggcctcaggtTGGTAGAACCTAGGATAGTGGAGATTTCTTTTCCACAATCAGGCTGTTTCTTACCTGCTGATGTTTGCCACGTTTGCGAAAACGTTCtcccacaaaagcgccacctacatcgggtACAAATGGTGGCAAgtagcagaactccagttagaagctctgaggaagatgtctgaaacGTCAGCAGTGTAAATActaaaagaaatctccaatatcctgacattagtatatgtttTCCAACATATGTCTTTTCAAGATGcggcatatattttttttatatatcgtCCACGTAataaaatcaatatggccttatgTGTCACCAGTATAACTCcagatatttgatatgtgggtgaggccacaccaattttatttcttggttcacggattttttcataaaaaaatatggagcgacgGGAcgaaaaaagaataaaaattgtaaaatggttggggtaaatccaaaacataaagaataagaagttttcagcttgaaaaaagtacaaaaacactattactgtacagtaacagcacctgtttgttgaaaattacaaaagtagtgtcagtttttatgtttgtcccatttttcatgaatcaaaatataactgcaataataatacccacattttaaggagcttataatataaaggccaatttgctactcCAGAAAGTTGGTGAGTGGTTTCATTCATAGGGAAAATTTgatgagtggtaattttttttcccgtccccaaaaaataggagcgagcgaatccgtgaaccaatcaattaaattgatgtggcctgaGGGTCAAGAAAAAGTTCAAGTTTACAGTGGGCTTCCTATAGTCCTGCATTGGAATTTGAGGGTTTGATACCTCATATTCTGGACATACAGCTGCGGTAGTGAGTTTTGAGCTGTAGTTTAATCTTGGGGCAAAAAGTAAGAAGTGTAGGTTTGGGTCCTGTAGCATACAGCCTATGGCAAATTATATTTTAAACTTTGAGAGCAGACGGATTGTCAAAATTACATGTGGATTATGTCATTTCCACATGAGATATTCAACTTGTGTTTGTTCCAGAGGAATATCAATAGATATAAGTCTTGCAAACAATAACCTTATGTGCATATTtaaattaatgaaaaaaaaatggtatgaTACCTTGGTGGTACATATAAATAATGATGCACCTTGCCTCATAAATTCATCTTATTGACAGAATCATCCAGTCAGCTTTTTCATAGATTTGTGCTGTTTACGCTCACATCTAGTGGCAATAACGGTTTTATTGACAGTTCTTTgtgttagcctgtgtttacacaatctcttgctggctggggttaatgaccccctcccctagggcggcggcaattgtagggctggccgctaggggcgcgattttagtcaggctattctttgtgtgtgtatccT
The sequence above is drawn from the Branchiostoma floridae strain S238N-H82 chromosome 4, Bfl_VNyyK, whole genome shotgun sequence genome and encodes:
- the LOC118414814 gene encoding protein phosphatase 1 regulatory subunit 3B-like; amino-acid sequence: MLAIRSPLAAMPVDCGFMFSASPSPPNIGYLNASGLLRDLEKLRLRSQMTKPPYSKCRTTLLTPLKPCINKAEEPKHVAAKSCQGVRGKTKTRKKVSFADTQGLSLVSVRLVEDTQEPPVLSTSLIAAVIDGARPAAEQRSNLVFNFAQPAADYLKMRQRLDLQNVCLENAIIKEKSIMGTVKVKNLAFEKHLEVRVTFDGWNTYKDMEASYSSSEGKNYDTFSFEFDVPKYLKPQDKIEFCLSYTCGGQTHWDSNDGQNYQIVSAEYKSMQELSAPWSRPDSRGNTALMSDYTSPEFPTWVAHAKSDIPYY